Proteins encoded by one window of Juglans regia cultivar Chandler chromosome 15, Walnut 2.0, whole genome shotgun sequence:
- the LOC109015492 gene encoding 1-aminocyclopropane-1-carboxylate oxidase 5-like, producing MAIPVIDFSKLSGEERAKTMAEIANGCEEWGFFQLVNHGISEELLERVKKVCSECYKMEREENFKNSTPVKLLKEIAEKKNGNNVENVDWEDVLTLLDNSQWPSQTPGFKETMAEYRAELKKLAIKVMEVMEENLGLPKGYIKKAFDGEEDSAFFGTKVSHYPPCPQPELVNGLRAHTDAGGVILLFQDDKVGGLQILKEGQWIDVQPVPNAIVINTGDQVEVLSNGRYKSVWHRVLATPDGNRRSVASFYNPSLKATISPAPQLVENLKQEVDRTYPKFVFADYMSVYAEQKFLPKEPRFQAVRAM from the exons ATGGCGATCCCAGTGATTGATTTCTCAAAGCTCAGTGGTGAGGAGAGGGCCAAGACAATGGCTGAGATTGCTAACGGATGCGAGGAGTGGGGATTCTTCCAG CTGGTGAACCATGGAATTTCGGAGGAGCTCCTCGAAAGGGTGAAGAAGGTATGCTCCGAGTGCTATAAgatggaaagagaagaaaatttcaaGAACTCAACACCGGTGAAGCTGTTGAAGGAAATAGCTGAAAAGAAGAACGGCAACAATGTGGAGAATGTGGACTGGGAAGATGTCCTCACTCTCCTAGACAATAGCCAGTGGCCATCTCAAACCCCTGGATTCAA GGAAACCATGGCTGAATACCGAGCAGAACTGAAGAAGTTGGCCATCAAGGTCATGGAAGTGATGGAAGAGAATTTGGGCTTACCAAAGGGATACATCAAGAAGGCATTTGATGGGGAAGAAGACAGTGCCTTCTTTGGCACAAAGGTGAGCCACTATCCCCCATGTCCACAACCAGAGCTAGTGAATGGTCTCCGAGCTCACACCGACGCCGGAGGTGTCATCCTTCTCTTCCAAGATGACAAGGTGGGAGGTCTTCAAATCCTTAAAGAAGGCCAATGGATCGATGTTCAACCAGTTCCCAATGCCATTGTCATCAACACTGGAGATCAGGTCGAGGTCTTGAGCAATGGTCGATATAAGAGCGTTTGGCACCGGGTTTTGGCTACTCCAGATGGGAACAGGAGATCAGTTGCTTCCTTTTATAATCCTTCCCTTAAGGCCACCATATCCCCTGCACCTCAGTTAGTGGAGAATCTCAAGCAAGAAGTGGATAGAACTTACCCCAAGTTTGTGTTTGCTGACTACATGTCTGTTTATGCTGAGCAGAAGTTCCTCCCCAAAGAACCCAGGTTCCAAGCCGTGAGAGCCATGtaa
- the LOC109001921 gene encoding uncharacterized protein LOC109001921 isoform X3 produces MTPEQLELKIKPSNCTALYFAAQSEIVTIAEVMVKKNKCLPLIPMDDIEFLPLYAAIKTGNRDMVSYLYSVTPIQDLASLDHINLLNAAISTDLYDTAHKILDILKPALVEQEYLWLSLEMLAEMPSRIGIKSQPSVWERCLNSCFRGRLCNKALMQASAHHLVDRLWKQLIEDNTYFSPTAVGYDQHMMKLVVEAAKVGNVEFIIILIRSYPDLIWQVDKEYGSLFHVAIKHRQERVFNLIYEIGVAKVNLATYYAEGGNNMLHLAGQLPSSDRLNIVPGAALQMQRELLWFQQEIEKIVPKSLTNKKNENGETPRDIFARTHEELQKNGEKWMKNTANSCMVVAALIATVVFPAAFTIPGGNNQETGIPIFLETKWFTLFLVSDAVAMLFSSSSILVFLTILTSRYTEKDFLKSLPRRLALGLATLLISIVGMLIAFSAACFLVFKSKASVPIRIIVAAPIVPISLFVILHYGLWFDIFCSAFCSNRFLFRSQNRLFNPSCQQRRLLRKLRMTIKPDIMKELRFLIGPKKRSPIETSYNQSCKSSV; encoded by the exons ATGACACCGGAACAATTAGAATTGAAAATCAAACCAAGCAACTGCACGGCCCTTTACTTTGCCGCTCAATCAGAAATCGTAACAATTGCAGAGGTGATGGTGAAAAAGAACAAATGTCTGCCATTGATCCCCATGGATGACATCGAATTTTTACCACTTTACGCGGCAATAAAGACTGGAAATAGAGACATGGTGTCGTATTTATACTCTGTGACTCCTATTCAAGACTTGGCTTCTCTGGATCACATTAATCTCCTTAACGCTGCTATTTCCACCGATTTGTATG ATACGGCACACAAAATTCTGGACATTCTAAAGCCAGCACTTGTAGAGCAGGAATATCTTTGGCTTTCATTGGAGATGTTGGCTGAAATGCCTTCGAGAATTGGCATCAAAAGTCAGCCATCAGTATGGGAAAGATGCTTAAACTCCT GTTTCAGAGGTCGGTTATGCAACAAAGCTTTGATGCAAGCATCAGCCCATCACTTAGTTGATCGCCTTTGGAAACAGCTAATCGAAGACAACACATATTTCTCGCCAACTGCGGTTGGTTATGACCAGCATATGATGAAACTAGTTGTTGAAGCTGCAAAAGTAGGGAACGttgaatttataattatacttatacgCTCTTATCCCGATCTCATATGGCAAGTTGACAAGGAATATGGAAGTTTATTTCACGTTGCTATTAAACATCGACAAGAGcgtgtttttaatttaatatatgagaTAGGTGTTGCGAAGGTCAACCTTGCGACCTATTATGCCGAAGGGGGAAACAACATGCTGCACTTAGCTGGACAATTGCCTTCTTCGGATCGACTGAATATCGTCCCAGGAGCGGCCCTTCAAATGCAACGAGAGTTGTTGTGGTTTCAA CAGGAGATAGAAAAGATCGTACCGAAGTCATTAACGAACAAGAAGAATGAAAATGGAGAAACACCCAGAGATATATTTGCGAGGACCCATGAAGAACTACAGAAGAATGGTGAAAAGTGGATGAAAAACACGGCAAACTCTTGCATGGTCGTGGCAGCACTAATTGCCACTGTGGTTTTCCCAGCTGCCTTCACAATACCGGGTGGCAACAATCAAGAAACAGGCATTCCTATCTTTCTGGAAACCAAATGGTTTACGTTATTTCTCGTATCAGATGCAGTAGCCATGTTATTCTCTTCGTCTTCGATATTAGTTTTCTTGACAATTCTCACGTCACGCTATACCGAAAAGGATTTCCTTAAATCATTACCTCGTAGGTTGGCATTGGGACTCGCTACACTTTTAATTTCAATAGTAGGCATGCTGATAGCCTTCAGTGCAGCCTGTTTTTTGGTCTTTAAAAGCAAAGCAAGTGTTCCGATCCGAATAATTGTTGCGGCGCCCATTGTTCCAATTAGTTTGTTTGTTATCCTACATTATGGCCTTTGGTTTGATATATTCTGCTCAGCATTCTGTTCAAATCGGTTCCTTTTCCGGTCTCAGAATAGGCTTTTCAATCCAAGCTGCCAGCAACGTCGCTTGCTACGTAAATTAAGAATGACAATCAAGCCGGACATAATGAAAGAACTCAGGTTCCTGATCGGGCCGAAAAAAAGGAGTCCGATTGAAACGTCCTACAACCAGTCATGCAAGTCCTCAGTGTGA
- the LOC109022126 gene encoding NAD kinase 2, chloroplastic-like — protein sequence MVACRFLCHMAIAVVDMNCSSPASGRSSPSSSVASHFCCSKPFQFSVGSTKLYGFELQRKKDLLKRRLKFVVSAELSKPFSLSFSLDSQTFQSHDPSQVPWIGPVPGDIAEVEAYCRIFRTAEQLHTSVMDTLCNPLTGECSVSYDFTSEEKPLLEDKIVSVLGCIVSLLNKGREDVLSGRSSIRKSFRFEDVNLVEDNLPPLAIFRREMKRCCESLHIALENYLMPDDDRSLDVWRKLQRLKNVCYDSGFARGENYPLHTLIANWSPVYFSTSREDIGSKDSIVAFWRGGQVTEEGLKWLVKKGYKTIVDLRAETVKDDFYKAAIDDAVLSGKIELVKIPVEVGTAPLMEQVKKFASLVSDCSKKPIYLHSKEGVRRTSAMVSRWRQYMTRCSQQLVSSQSHAPNVLLSRDADGMRKMQESCIIEESVLLETESELLQESLGSNGVPYGKVSLYKGKKIRSSNGAHNSLVSVQAMPSVELVDNGVGSLANFNMKMDPMKAQVPTCDVFSKKEMSRFFRSRKISPSTYFFNHQLKRLETLPVSREVYNGTNLKDDIVHTDTVMRPLESGSSNGSLNGRNLSPEPHKSSADNGKHLTGDSLVSVVNGLDQVERSSVLTETNISTTVTNDFNEHLRSTSLLEDRLSNGGAALVSANGDLGPIEGNMCASSTGVVRVQSRKKAEMFLVRTDGYSCTREKVTESSLAFTHPSTQQQMLMWKSTPKTVLLLKKLGQELMEEAKKVASYLYYQEQMNVLVEPDVHDIFARIPGFGFVQTFYSQDTSDLHERVDFVACLGGDGVILHASNLFRGAVPPVVSFNLGSLGFLTSHTFEDYKQDLGQVIHGNNTLDGVYITLRMRLRCEIFQKGKAVPGKVFDVLNEVVVDRGSNPYLSKIECYEHDRLITKVQGDGVIVATPTGSTAYSTAAGGSMVHPNVPCMLFTPICPHSLSFRPVILPDSARLELKIPEDARSNAWVSLDGKRRQQLSRGDSVRIYMSQHPLPTVNKSDQTCDWFRSLIRCLNWNERLDQKAL from the exons ACCTTCCAGTCTCATGACCCGTCACAGGTGCCTTGGATTGGTCCAGTTCCTGGGGATATTGCAGAGGTTGAGGCATATTGCAGAATCTTTAGAACCGCTGAGCAGCTTCATACTTCTGTAATGGACACATTGTGCAATCCATTGACTGGCGAATGTAGCGTTTCATATGATTTCACATCTGAGGAAAAACCACTATTGGAAGATAAAATCGTCTCTGTGCTTGGTTGCATAGTGTCCCTCCTTAACAAAGGGAGAGAGGATGTCCTTTCTGGAAGATCCTCGATTCGAAAGTCCTTTCGGTTCGAAGATGTAAACTTAGTGGAGGATAATCTTCCTCCACTTGCCATTTTCCGGCGTGAGATGAAAAGGTGTTGTGAGAGTTTGCACATTGCTCTTGAAAACTATTTGATGCCTGATGATGATCGAAGCTTGGATGTATGGAGGAAACTTCAGAGACTGAAGAATGTCTGCTATGATTCTGGATTTGCCCGTGGGGAGAATTATCCACTCCATACTCTCATTGCGAATTGGAGTCCTGTTTATTTTTCCACTTCTAGAGAGGACATAGGGTCCAAAGATTCTATAGTAGCTTTTTGGAGGGGTGGTCAGGTAACAGAAGAAGGTCTGAAGTGGCTGGTGAAGAAAGGATACAAAACCATTGTGGATCTTAGAGCAGAGACTGTCAAGGACGATTTTTATAAAGCAGCCATAGATGATGCTGTTTTGTCTGGGAAAATTGAACTGGTTAAAATTCCTGTTGAAGTTGGGACCGCGCCATTAATGGAGCAGGTCAAAAAGTTTGCATCTTTAGTTTCAGATTGCAGCAAAAAGCCCATATATCTTCATAGTAAGGAGGGAGTAAGGAGAACTTCTGCCATGGTCTCCAGATGGAGGCAGTACATGACTCGCTGTTCACAGCAGTTAGTCTCTAGTCAATCACATGCTCCCAATGTTTTGTTATCAAGAGATGCAGATGGAATGAGAAAAATGCAGGAGTCTTGCATTATTGAAGAAAGTGTCCTCCTGGAAACTGAGAGCGAGTTACTGCAAGAGTCTTTGGGTTCAAATGGAGTACCCTATGGAAAGGTCTCTCTATACAAGGGTAAGAAAATTCGAAGCAGTAATGGGGCCCACAACAGCCTTGTTTCTGTCCAAGCTATGCCATCAGTAGAATTAGTTGATAATGGAGTAGGATCACTTGCAAACTTCAACATGAAAATGGATCCTATGAAGGCTCAGGTTCCTACTTGTGATGTTTTCTCCAAAAAAGAAATGTCCAGATTTTTTAGGAGTAGAAAGATCTCGCcttctacatatttttttaatcatcaatTGAAGAGGTTGGAAACATTACCAGTTTCTAGAGAGGTGTATAATGGgacaaatttgaaagatgataTTGTTCATACTGATACTGTAATGCGGCCTCTGGAGTCTGGAAGTTCAAATGGATCACTCAATGGAAGAAATCTATCGCCAGAGCCCCATAAATCATCTGCTGACAATGGGAAGCATTTGACTGGCGATAGTTTGGTTTCGGTTGTGAATGGACTGGACCAAGTGGAAAGGTCTTCTGTATTGACCGAAACTAATATCTCTACCACTGTGACAAATGACTTCAATGAGCATCTAAGATCCACATCTTTATTGGAGGATCGTTTGAGCAATGGTGGAGCTGCCTTAGTTTCGGCCAATGGTGATCTGGGGCCAATTGAAGGTAATATGTGTGCTTCTTCAACTGGGGTTGTAAGAGTGCAGTCAAGAAAGAAAGCGGAGATGTTTTTAGTTCGAACAGATGGATACTCTTGTACCAGAGAAAAGGTGACGGAATCCTCCTTGGCCTTCACTCATCCTAGTACCCAGCAGCAGATGCTTATGTGGAAATCGACACCAAAGACTGTATTGTTGTTGAAGAAACTGGGGCAAGAGCTCATGGAAGAAGCTAAAAAG GTTGCCTCTTACTTATATTACCAAGAGCAAATGAATGTTCTTGTGGAACCTGATGTGCATGACATATTTGCTAGAATTCCAGGGTTTGGATTTGTTCAGACCTTTTATAGTCAGGACACCAG CGATCTACATGAGAGGGTTGATTTTGTGGCATGCTTGGGTGGAGATGGGGTTATACTCCATGCATCAAATCTATTTAGAGGTGCTGTTCCTCCTGTTGTATCATTTAATCTTGGATCTCTTGGATTTCTGACTTCCCATACT TTTGAAGACTATAAGCAGGACTTAGGACAAGTCATCCACGGAAATAACACGCTTGATGGTGTCTATATAACTCTTAGAATGCGTCTTCGATGTGAAATTTTTCAAAAGGGTAAAGCAGTGCCTGGGAAAGTATTTGATGTTCTTAATGAGGTCGTTGTTGATCGGGGTTCTAATCCATATCTCTCAAAAATTGAATGCTATGAGCATGACCGACTCATAACCAAG GTACAAGGTGATGGAGTTATTGTAGCTACGCCTACAGGAAGTACTGCTTACTCTACTGCTGCAGGAGGTTCCATG GTGCATCCAAATGTCCCTTGCATGCTGTTTACACCAATCTGCCCGCACTCCCTCTCATTTAGGCCAGTTATACTTCCAGATTCTGCAAGGCTGGAATTGAAG ATACCAGAGGATGCTAGAAGCAATGCATGGGTTTCGCTTGATGGGAAGAGAAGGCAGCAACTATCAAGGGGAGATTCAGTGCGAATATATATGAGCCAGCACCCACTTCCAACAGTAAATAAGTCTGACCAGACATGTGATTGGTTTCGCAGTTTGATTCGCTGCCTAAATTGGAACGAGAGACTAGATCAAAAAGCCCTTTGA
- the LOC109001921 gene encoding uncharacterized protein LOC109001921 isoform X2 — protein MEEGASSLSQSRAFYAPLLQAALEDDWKTAEAFIQKNPNCLGAQITKQEGTALHNAAAVKNTRFVKELVKRMTPEQLELKIKPSNCTALYFAAQSEIVTIAEVMVKKNKCLPLIPMDDIEFLPLYAAIKTGNRDMVSYLYSVTPIQDLASLDHINLLNAAISTDLYDTAHKILDILKPALVEQEYLWLSLEMLAEMPSRIGIKSQPSVWERCLNSCFRGRLCNKALMQASAHHLVDRLWKQLIEDNTYFSPTAVGYDQHMMKLVVEAAKVGNVEFIIILIRSYPDLIWQVDKEYGSLFHVAIKHRQERVFNLIYEIGVAKVNLATYYAEGGNNMLHLAGQLPSSDRLNIVPGAALQMQRELLWFQEIEKIVPKSLTNKKNENGETPRDIFARTHEELQKNGEKWMKNTANSCMVVAALIATVVFPAAFTIPGGNNQETGIPIFLETKWFTLFLVSDAVAMLFSSSSILVFLTILTSRYTEKDFLKSLPRRLALGLATLLISIVGMLIAFSAACFLVFKSKASVPIRIIVAAPIVPISLFVILHYGLWFDIFCSAFCSNRFLFRSQNRLFNPSCQQRRLLRKLRMTIKPDIMKELRFLIGPKKRSPIETSYNQSCKSSV, from the exons ATGGAAGAGGGTGCTAGCTCATTATCTCAATCTCGTGCTTTTTATGCTCCTCTCCTTCAAGCTGCCCTAGAAGATGACTGGAAAACTGCTGAAGCTTTTATCCAGAAAAATCCAAACTGCCTTGGAGCCCAAATAACAAAACAGGAAGGCACAGCTCTTCACAATGCTGCAGCTGTAAAAAACACCCGTTTTGTAAAAGAACTCGTGAAACGGATGACACCGGAACAATTAGAATTGAAAATCAAACCAAGCAACTGCACGGCCCTTTACTTTGCCGCTCAATCAGAAATCGTAACAATTGCAGAGGTGATGGTGAAAAAGAACAAATGTCTGCCATTGATCCCCATGGATGACATCGAATTTTTACCACTTTACGCGGCAATAAAGACTGGAAATAGAGACATGGTGTCGTATTTATACTCTGTGACTCCTATTCAAGACTTGGCTTCTCTGGATCACATTAATCTCCTTAACGCTGCTATTTCCACCGATTTGTATG ATACGGCACACAAAATTCTGGACATTCTAAAGCCAGCACTTGTAGAGCAGGAATATCTTTGGCTTTCATTGGAGATGTTGGCTGAAATGCCTTCGAGAATTGGCATCAAAAGTCAGCCATCAGTATGGGAAAGATGCTTAAACTCCT GTTTCAGAGGTCGGTTATGCAACAAAGCTTTGATGCAAGCATCAGCCCATCACTTAGTTGATCGCCTTTGGAAACAGCTAATCGAAGACAACACATATTTCTCGCCAACTGCGGTTGGTTATGACCAGCATATGATGAAACTAGTTGTTGAAGCTGCAAAAGTAGGGAACGttgaatttataattatacttatacgCTCTTATCCCGATCTCATATGGCAAGTTGACAAGGAATATGGAAGTTTATTTCACGTTGCTATTAAACATCGACAAGAGcgtgtttttaatttaatatatgagaTAGGTGTTGCGAAGGTCAACCTTGCGACCTATTATGCCGAAGGGGGAAACAACATGCTGCACTTAGCTGGACAATTGCCTTCTTCGGATCGACTGAATATCGTCCCAGGAGCGGCCCTTCAAATGCAACGAGAGTTGTTGTGGTTTCAA GAGATAGAAAAGATCGTACCGAAGTCATTAACGAACAAGAAGAATGAAAATGGAGAAACACCCAGAGATATATTTGCGAGGACCCATGAAGAACTACAGAAGAATGGTGAAAAGTGGATGAAAAACACGGCAAACTCTTGCATGGTCGTGGCAGCACTAATTGCCACTGTGGTTTTCCCAGCTGCCTTCACAATACCGGGTGGCAACAATCAAGAAACAGGCATTCCTATCTTTCTGGAAACCAAATGGTTTACGTTATTTCTCGTATCAGATGCAGTAGCCATGTTATTCTCTTCGTCTTCGATATTAGTTTTCTTGACAATTCTCACGTCACGCTATACCGAAAAGGATTTCCTTAAATCATTACCTCGTAGGTTGGCATTGGGACTCGCTACACTTTTAATTTCAATAGTAGGCATGCTGATAGCCTTCAGTGCAGCCTGTTTTTTGGTCTTTAAAAGCAAAGCAAGTGTTCCGATCCGAATAATTGTTGCGGCGCCCATTGTTCCAATTAGTTTGTTTGTTATCCTACATTATGGCCTTTGGTTTGATATATTCTGCTCAGCATTCTGTTCAAATCGGTTCCTTTTCCGGTCTCAGAATAGGCTTTTCAATCCAAGCTGCCAGCAACGTCGCTTGCTACGTAAATTAAGAATGACAATCAAGCCGGACATAATGAAAGAACTCAGGTTCCTGATCGGGCCGAAAAAAAGGAGTCCGATTGAAACGTCCTACAACCAGTCATGCAAGTCCTCAGTGTGA
- the LOC109001921 gene encoding uncharacterized protein LOC109001921 isoform X1, with translation MEEGASSLSQSRAFYAPLLQAALEDDWKTAEAFIQKNPNCLGAQITKQEGTALHNAAAVKNTRFVKELVKRMTPEQLELKIKPSNCTALYFAAQSEIVTIAEVMVKKNKCLPLIPMDDIEFLPLYAAIKTGNRDMVSYLYSVTPIQDLASLDHINLLNAAISTDLYDTAHKILDILKPALVEQEYLWLSLEMLAEMPSRIGIKSQPSVWERCLNSCFRGRLCNKALMQASAHHLVDRLWKQLIEDNTYFSPTAVGYDQHMMKLVVEAAKVGNVEFIIILIRSYPDLIWQVDKEYGSLFHVAIKHRQERVFNLIYEIGVAKVNLATYYAEGGNNMLHLAGQLPSSDRLNIVPGAALQMQRELLWFQQEIEKIVPKSLTNKKNENGETPRDIFARTHEELQKNGEKWMKNTANSCMVVAALIATVVFPAAFTIPGGNNQETGIPIFLETKWFTLFLVSDAVAMLFSSSSILVFLTILTSRYTEKDFLKSLPRRLALGLATLLISIVGMLIAFSAACFLVFKSKASVPIRIIVAAPIVPISLFVILHYGLWFDIFCSAFCSNRFLFRSQNRLFNPSCQQRRLLRKLRMTIKPDIMKELRFLIGPKKRSPIETSYNQSCKSSV, from the exons ATGGAAGAGGGTGCTAGCTCATTATCTCAATCTCGTGCTTTTTATGCTCCTCTCCTTCAAGCTGCCCTAGAAGATGACTGGAAAACTGCTGAAGCTTTTATCCAGAAAAATCCAAACTGCCTTGGAGCCCAAATAACAAAACAGGAAGGCACAGCTCTTCACAATGCTGCAGCTGTAAAAAACACCCGTTTTGTAAAAGAACTCGTGAAACGGATGACACCGGAACAATTAGAATTGAAAATCAAACCAAGCAACTGCACGGCCCTTTACTTTGCCGCTCAATCAGAAATCGTAACAATTGCAGAGGTGATGGTGAAAAAGAACAAATGTCTGCCATTGATCCCCATGGATGACATCGAATTTTTACCACTTTACGCGGCAATAAAGACTGGAAATAGAGACATGGTGTCGTATTTATACTCTGTGACTCCTATTCAAGACTTGGCTTCTCTGGATCACATTAATCTCCTTAACGCTGCTATTTCCACCGATTTGTATG ATACGGCACACAAAATTCTGGACATTCTAAAGCCAGCACTTGTAGAGCAGGAATATCTTTGGCTTTCATTGGAGATGTTGGCTGAAATGCCTTCGAGAATTGGCATCAAAAGTCAGCCATCAGTATGGGAAAGATGCTTAAACTCCT GTTTCAGAGGTCGGTTATGCAACAAAGCTTTGATGCAAGCATCAGCCCATCACTTAGTTGATCGCCTTTGGAAACAGCTAATCGAAGACAACACATATTTCTCGCCAACTGCGGTTGGTTATGACCAGCATATGATGAAACTAGTTGTTGAAGCTGCAAAAGTAGGGAACGttgaatttataattatacttatacgCTCTTATCCCGATCTCATATGGCAAGTTGACAAGGAATATGGAAGTTTATTTCACGTTGCTATTAAACATCGACAAGAGcgtgtttttaatttaatatatgagaTAGGTGTTGCGAAGGTCAACCTTGCGACCTATTATGCCGAAGGGGGAAACAACATGCTGCACTTAGCTGGACAATTGCCTTCTTCGGATCGACTGAATATCGTCCCAGGAGCGGCCCTTCAAATGCAACGAGAGTTGTTGTGGTTTCAA CAGGAGATAGAAAAGATCGTACCGAAGTCATTAACGAACAAGAAGAATGAAAATGGAGAAACACCCAGAGATATATTTGCGAGGACCCATGAAGAACTACAGAAGAATGGTGAAAAGTGGATGAAAAACACGGCAAACTCTTGCATGGTCGTGGCAGCACTAATTGCCACTGTGGTTTTCCCAGCTGCCTTCACAATACCGGGTGGCAACAATCAAGAAACAGGCATTCCTATCTTTCTGGAAACCAAATGGTTTACGTTATTTCTCGTATCAGATGCAGTAGCCATGTTATTCTCTTCGTCTTCGATATTAGTTTTCTTGACAATTCTCACGTCACGCTATACCGAAAAGGATTTCCTTAAATCATTACCTCGTAGGTTGGCATTGGGACTCGCTACACTTTTAATTTCAATAGTAGGCATGCTGATAGCCTTCAGTGCAGCCTGTTTTTTGGTCTTTAAAAGCAAAGCAAGTGTTCCGATCCGAATAATTGTTGCGGCGCCCATTGTTCCAATTAGTTTGTTTGTTATCCTACATTATGGCCTTTGGTTTGATATATTCTGCTCAGCATTCTGTTCAAATCGGTTCCTTTTCCGGTCTCAGAATAGGCTTTTCAATCCAAGCTGCCAGCAACGTCGCTTGCTACGTAAATTAAGAATGACAATCAAGCCGGACATAATGAAAGAACTCAGGTTCCTGATCGGGCCGAAAAAAAGGAGTCCGATTGAAACGTCCTACAACCAGTCATGCAAGTCCTCAGTGTGA